From Paenibacillus sp. PL2-23:
CCTTCAGCGTGTCAGTCAATTTCGTTCCGAAGCCAGGCTCGTTGGCGCTTGCCGAGGAAGCGACCGACTGATCACGCTGCACCATCCTCAAAGACACTGTCGAATAGGCCACGTTATTGTCCAGATAACGAATTTTGCCCTTAATGGTTTCGATCTCCTCCTGAACCGTTCCTAGCTGGTTGGAGAATTGAAGCAGCTCATCCGCCTTAACCGCCTTCTCCATCATCTCGGCAAGGCGCTGCTCCACCAGCTGCCTGGCCTTCAGCCTGGATTCCAGATCCACATATTGCTCCGTCACGTCTGAACCGGAGAGGCTTTGGCCGAAATGCGAATGGTCGATCTTGGAGACGGCGTCGATGAAGGACATAAAGCCTTCAGCAGGCACCTTGATCTGATAGGTAGCGCCTACCTCTCCATCATACCGCGTATCCTGAAACTCAAGAATATAGCCCCCGCTCAGATGAATCGCGTCGCGGAGCTTGGAGGACGCCGCCTTCAGCTCCTCCACCTCCATCGTCAAATTCGCCGTATAAATAATTTTGCCCTGCGCGATGCCTGCCGACTGTGACGTTATGCCCGCAACGCCTGCCGCTGAGCCGGAAGAGCCCGGTGCTCCGCCCGAGTCCTGCAAGCTCTCCTCCTTGACCCCGCCGCTCTCTCCGCTTGAAGCACCCTTCATCAGCTTCTGGGAGGATCCGCTTGCCATATCGGCTGGCGCGGCTCCCTCAAAGCTCATCGCCTTATCCTCTGCTGCGTTATCATGGTCCGAGGCTGAGCAGCCCGCCAATGCGGCAGCCGCCATAATCGCCATGGCCAGCAGCGCCAGGCTTATTTTCTTGCCTATTTTCCCCCTGTTTAGATACACGCCAACGCCCCCTATATCGCTAGAAAGTACGCGCCACGATACGCGTCTTGCTGACATAGACGGAAATTCATGTCAAAAGGTTGCCCGGGCAAAAAAGAAGAGCCCAGATTCTCCTTCATGCAGGGAGAATCTGGGCTCGCGCTTCCGATATGGGGATTAATGCTCCGTCCAGCTGTCCAGATAGGCGGCCTGCTGAGGCGTCAGCGTATCGATACCGAAGCCAAGCGACTCCAGCTTCAATCTCGCAACCTGCTCGTCCAGCTCATAAGGCACATTGACGACCTTGTTGCCGATGGCTTGATACTGATCATTGATGAACTTCAAGGACATTGCCTGCAAGGCAAACGTCATGTCCATAATTTCCGCCGGATGGCCATCGCCCGCCGCCAGATTGACGAGACGTCCCTCCGCCAGCAGATAAATGCTGCGGCCGTCCTCCAATTGGTACTCCTCGATGTTGCGGCGAACCGTTCGTTTGCCCTTCGACATCGCCTCAAGCTCCACCTTGTTCACTTCTACGTCGAAATGGCCGGCGTTGGACAGAATCGCGCCGTTCTTCATGACCTTGTAATGCTCGCCGCGAATGACATCGCGGTTGCCCGTCACTGTAACGAAGATGTCGCCCTGCTTGGCCGCTTCCAGCATCGGCATGACGGCAAAGCCGTCCATGTATGCCTCAACCGCCTTGATCGCGTCGATCTCGGTCACAATAACGTTTGCGCCCATGCCTTTGGCGCGCATTGCAACACCCTTGCCGCACCAGCCATAGCCTACCACAACAACCGTCTTGCCTGCTACAACCAGGTTTGTCGTACGATTGATGCCGTCGAATACGGATTGGCCCGTGCCGTAGCGATTGTCGAACAAATATTTGCAGAAGGCATCATTAACAGCTACCATCGGGAAGCTGAGCGCTCCATCCTTCTCCAGCGCCTTCAAGCGGATGATGCCCGTTGTTGTCTCCTCCGCGCCGCCGCGCAGGTTGACCGCCATCTCCTTGCTCTCGGAGTGCAGCAGCGTCACGAGATCGCCGCCATCGTCGATGAGAAGATCCGGCTTGCATTCCAGCGCCTTCATATTAAGCGCCTTGAATTCCGCAGCCGACGGGTTATATTTGGCGAATACGGTGATGCCGTCCTCCACCAGCGCTGCACATACGTCATCCTGCGTCGACAGCGGATTGCTGCCTGTAATGGTCACTTCCGCGCCGCCGGCCTGTACGACCTTCGCGAGGTAAGCCGTCTTCGCCTCCAGATGGAGCGAGATCGCAACCTTCAAGCCCTGGAACGGCTTCTCCGTCTCGAACTGCTCCTTAATCCGGTTAAGCACGGGCATATGCGCGCTGGCCCAATCTATCTTTAGATGGCCCTCCGGCGCCAGCGACGGATCTGTAATGATGCTGTTTTGTACTGCGTTTGTCATAGTTAAACCTCCAATTATGATAACTTTACCACTTATAAGTGAACCGTCTCATGGCCCCCGGTTCTGCTGTAGGGAGCCTCCAACAGCTTCTGCAGCCAGGCATCGCCGTACCGATTCCAGTAGATCACCATCGACAGCACGCGCTCCTGCGGCTTGCCAAGCGGCGCGATCGCCGTCGCAATGCGATCGAGCTGACGTAGGGCTGCATCGAACTGCTTGTGGTTCGCGTCCGTTGTTTTGGCCTCCAGGTAGTCGATCTGCTCCATGATCTTCGCCATGTTCGTTTCGCCCAGCTTAGCCAGACCCGCCTGCACCGACGCCGCAAGATCGATGAGCGGCTGATACATCTCCTGGAACGCCGCCTTAACGGCTCCGAACCGCTGCTCGACGTTCAGGCTGTCCTGCTGCTTGAGCCATGCCTCCTTCCGCGCCTCCATACGTTCAAGCACATCCGCGAGCTCCAGCTCGTATTTCGTCATATTTTTGGCGATTGT
This genomic window contains:
- a CDS encoding DUF4349 domain-containing protein → MYLNRGKIGKKISLALLAMAIMAAAALAGCSASDHDNAAEDKAMSFEGAAPADMASGSSQKLMKGASSGESGGVKEESLQDSGGAPGSSGSAAGVAGITSQSAGIAQGKIIYTANLTMEVEELKAASSKLRDAIHLSGGYILEFQDTRYDGEVGATYQIKVPAEGFMSFIDAVSKIDHSHFGQSLSGSDVTEQYVDLESRLKARQLVEQRLAEMMEKAVKADELLQFSNQLGTVQEEIETIKGKIRYLDNNVAYSTVSLRMVQRDQSVASSASANEPGFGTKLTDTLKGSFEVVVEGVKLLIIMAAGALPVAAVLAVVLVPILMAVRRRRRVGAGGRKAAYGESIAPSAPSSAAAEAPDQPDKET
- a CDS encoding adenosylhomocysteinase, producing the protein MTNAVQNSIITDPSLAPEGHLKIDWASAHMPVLNRIKEQFETEKPFQGLKVAISLHLEAKTAYLAKVVQAGGAEVTITGSNPLSTQDDVCAALVEDGITVFAKYNPSAAEFKALNMKALECKPDLLIDDGGDLVTLLHSESKEMAVNLRGGAEETTTGIIRLKALEKDGALSFPMVAVNDAFCKYLFDNRYGTGQSVFDGINRTTNLVVAGKTVVVVGYGWCGKGVAMRAKGMGANVIVTEIDAIKAVEAYMDGFAVMPMLEAAKQGDIFVTVTGNRDVIRGEHYKVMKNGAILSNAGHFDVEVNKVELEAMSKGKRTVRRNIEEYQLEDGRSIYLLAEGRLVNLAAGDGHPAEIMDMTFALQAMSLKFINDQYQAIGNKVVNVPYELDEQVARLKLESLGFGIDTLTPQQAAYLDSWTEH